One Xiphophorus maculatus strain JP 163 A chromosome 10, X_maculatus-5.0-male, whole genome shotgun sequence genomic region harbors:
- the LOC106699806 gene encoding gastrula zinc finger protein XlCGF57.1-like, translating to METSGPVEQWSFVDSVKEESEEEQQLVVKEEVPEMSSSSLDQQNLTCSQVKKEEEEQWISHSEKNEVDEKPQLAEVHHIKSEDSRQTETLTSSSAEQMKTESNGEISGGTEPDREPDPNTNLQPNIEDRHSASSETEVSDEGEDDRISGSASENEDSAEDWREPRTRQSGVNSKVGRKAAKKTFSCPDCGKQFVRKQMFQKHMAGHSGEKSSSCSIEKNHSRGKQNSDAQMERKSFSCDDCGKIFQNQAALKCHMRIHRSKKSVVCKDCGKSFHCQFQLKNHLTLHTGERPFACDKCGKTFRLRHTLKIHMICHTEEKPFACDKCGKRFKWKHSFNSHMISHLREKPFQCELCDKMFTTNGGLKTHMTIHKGEKPFVCIECGRCFRLKGDLKGHMATHLDVKPFGCGYCGVRFTYKGSLLLHVRHHTGENLLSCDKCDKKFARKCVLLKHMRFHAKEENVASGRGNFACEECGRRFVQKSHVKRHMVRHTGQKRFGCDLCLNLFTRAESLKMHNLKIHSK from the exons ATGGAAACCTCCGGACCAGTTGAACAATGGAGCTTCGTTGATTCCGTGAAGGAAGAAAGTGAAG AAGAGCAGCAGCTGGTGGTTAAAGAAGAGGTTCCTGAAATGAGCAGTTCCAGTTTGGACCAGCAGAACCTTACATGTTCCCAGGtgaagaaggaagaggaggaacagTGGATCAGTCATTCTGAGAAAAATGAAGTTGACGAGAAACCTCAGTTGGCAGAAGTTCATCACATCAAAAGTGAagacagcagacagacagaaactCTGACTAGCAGCTCAGCTGAACAGATGAAAACAGAATCTAATGGAGAGATAAGTGGaggaacagaaccagacagagaGCCGGATCCAAATACTAATTTACAGCCAAATATTGAAGACAGGCATTCAGCCTCTTCTGAGACTGAAGTCAGTGATGAAGGTGAAGATGACAGAATATCAGGTTCTGCATCTGAAAATGAAGACAGTGCTGAAGATTGGAGGGAACCCAGAACACGTCAGTCTGGTGTAAACAGCAAAGTGGGACGTAAAGCTGCCAAGAAAACCTTCAGCTGCCCTGACTGTGGTAAACAGTTTGTGAGGAAGCAGATGTTCCAGAAACATATGGCAGGTCATTCAGGAGAAAAGTCTTCCAGCTGTTCGATTGAGAAGAATCACTCTAGAGGGAAGCAAAACAGTGATGCACAGATGGAAAGGAAATCCTTTTCTTGTGACGATTGTGGTAAAATCTTTCAGAACCAAGCTGCTCTTAAATGTCATATGAGAATCCATCGTAgtaaaaaatctgttgtttgtAAAGACTGTGGTAAAAGCTTCCACTGTCAGTTTCAACTTAAAAATCACCTGACACTCCACACAGGAGAAAGACCTTTCGCCTGTGATAAATGTGGCAAAACATTTAGACTAAGACATACCCTTAAAATTCACATGATATGCCACACTGAAGAAAAACCCTTTGCCTGTGATAAATGTGGTAAAAGGTTTAAATGGAAGCATAGTTTCAATAGTCACATGATAAGCCACTTGAGAGAGAAACCATTTCAGTGTGAGCtatgtgataaaatgtttacaacaaATGGAGGTCTGAAGACCCACATGACCATCCATAAGGGAGAAAAACCGTTTGTATGTATTGAATGTGGCAGATGCTTCAGACTTAAGGGTGATCTAAAAGGCCACATGGCAACCCACTTGGATGTAAAACCATTTGGCTGTGGATACTGTGGTGTCAGATTTACTTATAAAGGAAGTCTGCTCCTGCATGTTAGACACCACACTGGTGAGAACCTGCTGTCGTGtgataaatgtgataaaaagtTTGCTCGAAAGTGTGTCCTTCTGAAACATATGCGATTTCATGCAAAAGAGGAGAATGTGGCGTCTGGAAGGGGGAACTTTGCTTGTGAAGAATGTGGAAGACGGTTTGTCCAGAAGTCGCATGTAAAAAGACACATGGTCagacacacaggacagaaaCGATTTGGATGCGATctttgtttgaatttgtttaCGCGAGCGGAATCCCTGAAGATGCACAATCTGAAAATTCACAGTAAATAG
- the LOC102226835 gene encoding gastrula zinc finger protein XlCGF57.1-like, whose amino-acid sequence MSEMMKVEANETGGLSLEPPIPAASTSELEEETQDNKDLMLHEDNQQQIVIKEEVSWNTNLDQCSSEPAQIKEETEELRISQGGKQLNEELETDMNEFPLMVVTVKSEDEEEKAQFSELLLVKTEESREPELPTRRSTEQIKPERDEEDRGGSEPSTDPDQPGHVQPKTDEKALDSSNSTKTEASDDEYWQKSSDSELETEDGDYNPCAPVSGGKYGAGGNSVKITFSCSVCNKQFDSKFNLKTHLRVHTGEKPYGCDDCGKRFTQNANLLRHRLVHTGEKPFVCDICGKKFSQSSALKTHMTVHTGEKRLSCYVCGKRLATTSNLRAHVSVHTGDKPFSCDVCGKRFNKRANLRAHRTLHTGKKPFSCHICDKKFTQSSILRRHMDVHTGERPYNCEVCGQRFTTTENLEEHMKSHIKPTDCEVCGKIFTKSANLLAHMSTHTGEKPFACDICGKKFTQNSTLRRHMNVHTGEKLFGCSVCGKRFTQNSTLSRHMSVHPGEKQFGCDACGQRFGTTADLRAHMSSHEGEKPYSCNNCGKKFVRISNMKKHTCIQLEKSSRS is encoded by the exons ATGTCTGAAATGATGAAGGTTGAAGCAAATGAAACTGGAGGGCTCAGCTTGGAGCCTCCCATACCTGCAGCATCCACATCAGAACTGGAGGAGGAAACACAAGACAACAAAGATCTCA TGTTACATGAAGATAATCAGCAGCAAATTGTAATCAAAGAAGAGGTTTCCTGGAACACTAATTTGGACCAATGCAGTTCAGAGCCGGCTCAGATAAAAGAGGAAACGGAGGAACTCAGGATCAGTCAGGGGGGAAAGCAGCTTAATGAGGAACTGGAGACAGATATGAATGAATTCCCTCTTATGGTGGTTACTGTGAAAagtgaagatgaagaagaaaaagctcaGTTCTCAGAGCTTCTTTTGGTCAAAACTGAAGAGAGCAGAGAACCAGAACTTCCGACCAGAAGGTCAACCGAACAGATAAAACCAGAACGTGATGAAGAGGACCGTGGAGGATCAGAACCCTCAACAGATCCAGATCAACCTGGTCATGTGCAGCCAAAGACGGATGAAAAGGCTTTAGACTCATCCAACTCTACTAAAACTGAAGCCAGTGATGATGAGTATTGGCAGAAATCTTCTGATTCTGAACTTGAAACTGAAGATGGAGACTATAATCCATGTGCACCAGTGTCAGGGGGAAAATATGGTGCAGGAGGGAACTCTGTGAAAATCACCTTCAGCTGTTCTGTGTGCAATAAGCAGTTTGATTCAAAGTTCAATCTCAAAACACATTTACGAGTGCATACAGGGGAGAAACCATACGGCTGTGACGACTGTGGGAAAcgatttacccagaatgcaaaTCTCCTGAGGCACAGGCTAGTGCACACAGGCGAGAAGCCATTTGTCTGTGATATTTGTGGTAAAAAATTTAGTCAGAGTTCAGCACTCAAAACACACATGACTgtccacacaggagagaagcGACTTAGCTGCTATGTTTGTGGTAAAAGACTCGCAACAACCTCAAATCTTAGAGCACATGTGAGTGTCCATACCGGAGAtaaaccattcagctgtgatgTGTGCGGAAAAAGATTTAACAAAAGAGCAAATCTCCGGGCACATAGAACACTACACACAGGAAAGAAACCATTTAGCTGTCATATTTGTGATAAAAAATTTACTCAAAGCTCTATTCTTAGGAGACACATGGATGTCCACACAGGAGAAAGACCATACaactgtgaagtgtgtggtcaaAGATTTACTACGACTGAAAATCTTGAGGAGCATATGAAATCTCACATCAAACCAACTGACTGTGAAGTTTGTGGTAAAATCTTTACTAAATCTGCAAATCTTCTGGCACACATGAGCACCCATACTGGAGAGAAACCGTTTGCTTGCGATATTTGTGGTAAaaaatttacccagaattcaaCTCTGAGGAGGCATATGAATgtccacacaggagagaagcTGTTTGGCTGCAGTGTTTGTGGTAAAAGGTTTACCCAGAACTCAACTCTCAGTCGACACATGAGTGTCCACCCGGGGGAAAAGCAGTTTGGCTGTGATGCTTGTGGTCAAAGATTTGGTACAACAGCAGATCTTAGAGCACACATGAGTTCCCACGAAGGAGAAAAACCCTATAGCTGCAATAATTGTGGCAAAAAATTTGTTCGAATCTCAAACATGAAGAAACACACGTGCATCCAATTAGAGAAATCATCACGTTCCTGA